Proteins co-encoded in one Neovison vison isolate M4711 chromosome 9, ASM_NN_V1, whole genome shotgun sequence genomic window:
- the TBC1D13 gene encoding TBC1 domain family member 13 isoform X2 has translation MSSLHKSRIADFHDVLKEPTIALEKLRELSFSGIPCEGGLRCLCWKILLNYLPLERASWTSILAKQRELYSQFLREMIIQPGIAKANMGVSREDVTFEDHPLNPNPDSRWNTYFKDNEVLLQIDKDVRRLCPDISFFQRATEYPCLLILDPQNEFETLRKRVEQTTLKSQTVARNRSGVTNMSSPHKNSAPSSLNEYEVLPSGCEAHWEVVERILFIYAKLNPGIAYVQGMNEIVGPLYYTFATDPNSEWKEHAEADTFFCFTNLMAEIRDNFIKSLDDSQCGITYKMEKVYSTLKDKDMELYLKLQEQNIKPQFFAFRWLTLLLSQEFLLPDVIRIWDSLFADDNRFDFLLLVCCAMLILIREQLLEGDFTVNMRLLQDYPITDVCQILQKAKELQDSK, from the exons ATGTCGAGTCTGCACAAGAGCCG GATTGCAGATTTCCACGATGTCCTGAAGGAGCCCACCATCGCCTTGGAAAAGCTTCGGGAACTCAGTTTTAGTG GCATCCCCTGTGAGGGCGGACTGCGGTGCCTCTGCTGGAAG ATTCTCTTGAACTACCTCCCCTTGGAAAGAGCCTCATGGACCTCCATCCTGGCCAAGCAGAG GGAGCTATATTCTCAGTTCCTGAGAGAAATGATTATTCAGCCTGGCATTGCTAAGGCCAACATGGGTGTGTCCAGGGAGGATGTGACCTTTGAGGACCAC CCGCTCAACCCCAATCCTGACAGCCGGTGGAACACTTACTTCAAAGACAACGAGGTGCTGCTGCAGATCGACAAAGATGTCCG GAGGTTGTGCCCAGACATATCTTTCTTCCAGAGAGCCACCGAGTACCCCTGCCTCCTTATCCTGGACCCCCAGAATGAGTTTGAGACCCTTCGAAAGCGGGTGGAGCAGACAACGCTGAAATCGCAGACAGTGGCCCGGAACCGGAGTGGAGTCACAAAT ATGAGCTCCCCGCACAAGAACTCCGCGCCGTCCTCCCTGAATGAGTACGAGGTGCTGCCCAGCGGCTGTGAGGCCCACTGGGAGGTGGTGGAGCGCATCCTGTTCATCTATGCCAAGCTCAACCCTGGCATCGCTTACGTGCAGGGCATGAATGAGATCGTGGGACCCCTCTACTATACCTTTGCCACTGACCCCAACAGCGAGTGGAAAG AGCACGCCGAGGCAGACACCTTTTTCTGCTTCACCAACCTCATGGCTGAGATCCGGGACAACTTCATCAAAAGCCTGGATGACTCACAGTGCGGCATCACCTACAAGATGGAAAAGGTGTACTCCACCTTGAAGGACAAGGACATGGAACTCTACCTGAAACTG CAAGAGCAGAACATCAAGCCCCAGTTCTTCGCCTTCCGCTGGCTGACACTGCTGCTGTCCCAGGAGTTCTTGCTGCCCGATGTCATCCGTATCTGGGATTCCCTCTTCGCTGACGACAACCGTTTCGACTTCCTTCTCCTGGTCTGCTGTGCCATGCTCAT ACTGATCCGGGAGCAGTTGCTGGAAGGGGACTTTACCGTAAACATGCGGCTCCTTCAG GATTATCCCATCACTGATGTCTGCCAGATCCTCCAGAAAGCCAAGGAACTCCAAGACTCAAAGTAG
- the TBC1D13 gene encoding TBC1 domain family member 13 isoform X1, with translation MIIQPGIAKANMGVSREDVTFEDHPLNPNPDSRWNTYFKDNEVLLQIDKDVRRLCPDISFFQRATEYPCLLILDPQNEFETLRKRVEQTTLKSQTVARNRSGVTNMSSPHKNSAPSSLNEYEVLPSGCEAHWEVVERILFIYAKLNPGIAYVQGMNEIVGPLYYTFATDPNSEWKEHAEADTFFCFTNLMAEIRDNFIKSLDDSQCGITYKMEKVYSTLKDKDMELYLKLQEQNIKPQFFAFRWLTLLLSQEFLLPDVIRIWDSLFADDNRFDFLLLVCCAMLILIREQLLEGDFTVNMRLLQDYPITDVCQILQKAKELQDSK, from the exons ATGATTATTCAGCCTGGCATTGCTAAGGCCAACATGGGTGTGTCCAGGGAGGATGTGACCTTTGAGGACCAC CCGCTCAACCCCAATCCTGACAGCCGGTGGAACACTTACTTCAAAGACAACGAGGTGCTGCTGCAGATCGACAAAGATGTCCG GAGGTTGTGCCCAGACATATCTTTCTTCCAGAGAGCCACCGAGTACCCCTGCCTCCTTATCCTGGACCCCCAGAATGAGTTTGAGACCCTTCGAAAGCGGGTGGAGCAGACAACGCTGAAATCGCAGACAGTGGCCCGGAACCGGAGTGGAGTCACAAAT ATGAGCTCCCCGCACAAGAACTCCGCGCCGTCCTCCCTGAATGAGTACGAGGTGCTGCCCAGCGGCTGTGAGGCCCACTGGGAGGTGGTGGAGCGCATCCTGTTCATCTATGCCAAGCTCAACCCTGGCATCGCTTACGTGCAGGGCATGAATGAGATCGTGGGACCCCTCTACTATACCTTTGCCACTGACCCCAACAGCGAGTGGAAAG AGCACGCCGAGGCAGACACCTTTTTCTGCTTCACCAACCTCATGGCTGAGATCCGGGACAACTTCATCAAAAGCCTGGATGACTCACAGTGCGGCATCACCTACAAGATGGAAAAGGTGTACTCCACCTTGAAGGACAAGGACATGGAACTCTACCTGAAACTG CAAGAGCAGAACATCAAGCCCCAGTTCTTCGCCTTCCGCTGGCTGACACTGCTGCTGTCCCAGGAGTTCTTGCTGCCCGATGTCATCCGTATCTGGGATTCCCTCTTCGCTGACGACAACCGTTTCGACTTCCTTCTCCTGGTCTGCTGTGCCATGCTCAT ACTGATCCGGGAGCAGTTGCTGGAAGGGGACTTTACCGTAAACATGCGGCTCCTTCAG GATTATCCCATCACTGATGTCTGCCAGATCCTCCAGAAAGCCAAGGAACTCCAAGACTCAAAGTAG